A single genomic interval of Corallococcus macrosporus harbors:
- a CDS encoding fatty acid desaturase family protein, translating into MQPALPPVSASPAAPSRDELVELLRIRPARALGMAALHLGVWGLAGVGLAHVSGFWLKLPLWLLAAQGVMGLIQLDHDAWHDTLFAWPWQNRLFGNALSLLVGIAYEPMRHDHLAHHRWNRTEKDPDAYNAGRRSPGLWTLFYATVLLGLPLSLVYFNVLYPVQHFDAGRLRRHAWVLLGYGAFYALLFWLLAGHGLLGGAVECWLLPVLFASPLNGLKSISDHHANVWRGDRFHTATTVRSTRLVTFLWNGLNHHLDHHLYPRVPGYNLARLHARLRPELLARGAPLFDSYLHVMWRALLAGPMVVDEDVRLVTLERKRP; encoded by the coding sequence ATGCAGCCCGCCCTCCCCCCCGTCTCCGCATCACCCGCTGCCCCCTCCCGCGACGAGCTGGTGGAGCTGCTGCGCATCCGCCCCGCACGGGCGCTGGGCATGGCGGCCCTCCACCTGGGCGTGTGGGGGCTGGCCGGCGTGGGGCTCGCGCACGTCAGTGGCTTCTGGTTGAAGCTGCCCCTGTGGCTGCTGGCGGCCCAGGGCGTCATGGGGCTCATCCAGTTGGACCACGACGCGTGGCACGACACCCTCTTCGCGTGGCCCTGGCAGAACCGCCTCTTCGGCAACGCGCTCAGCCTGCTCGTGGGCATCGCCTACGAGCCGATGCGGCACGACCACCTCGCGCACCACCGCTGGAACCGCACCGAGAAGGACCCTGACGCCTACAACGCGGGCCGCCGCTCGCCTGGACTGTGGACACTCTTCTACGCCACCGTGCTGCTGGGCCTGCCGCTCAGCCTCGTCTACTTCAACGTCCTCTACCCGGTGCAGCACTTCGACGCTGGCCGCCTGCGCCGCCATGCGTGGGTGTTGCTCGGCTACGGGGCCTTCTACGCGCTGCTCTTCTGGCTCCTGGCGGGCCACGGGCTGCTCGGCGGCGCGGTGGAGTGCTGGCTGCTGCCGGTGCTCTTCGCCAGCCCCCTCAATGGGCTCAAGTCCATCTCTGATCACCACGCCAACGTCTGGCGCGGCGACCGCTTCCACACCGCGACGACGGTGCGCAGCACCCGGCTCGTCACCTTCCTGTGGAACGGCCTCAACCACCACCTGGACCACCACCTCTACCCGCGGGTGCCCGGCTACAACCTCGCGCGGCTGCACGCGCGCCTGCGCCCCGAGCTGCTCGCGCGCGGGGCCCCTCTCTTCGACAGCTACCTCCACGTCATGTGGCGGGCCCTCCTGGCCGGCCCCATGGTGGTGGACGAGGACGTGCGACTCGTCACCCTGGAGCGAAAGCGCCCATGA
- a CDS encoding CapA family protein, with translation MNALRRLYADIRYEDGRWPLSRWDLNLRYITKSLLHLPEPRSAGTAEHFARVARHLASGSWRHAGAPELRLSAVGDMMWIRSGFHRALSPGVREVMANDAVAFANLETPVDPARPVPRLVYETLHYNAPPDYLTAWEGTARHRVFSLCNNHALDQGAGGLERTRETVLASAQHRCVGGPRPEDAVAALEVDGVRMGIAAVTYDINHLVGTPPAGVPVTRLGSPLHAPDWERLGALIDAARAVGPDLVVLMPHWGFEYEYWPEALQREHAYRLIERGADVLLGSSPHVLQPVEWVSIDGADATCPTQVRRGGPARMGLIAYSLGNFLSIMPTLACQTGAVLKLALARDTRGVLQPVDLRAVPTACGRGLGGEGFLDAGVVRLDELPPKRAAPHLAHARRTLGALLSDRRD, from the coding sequence ATGAACGCCCTGCGCCGGCTGTACGCGGACATCCGCTACGAGGACGGCCGCTGGCCGCTGTCCCGCTGGGACCTCAACCTGCGCTACATCACCAAGAGCCTCCTGCATCTGCCGGAGCCGCGCTCGGCCGGAACCGCGGAGCACTTCGCTCGAGTCGCCCGGCACCTCGCCTCGGGGAGCTGGCGGCACGCGGGCGCGCCGGAGCTCCGGCTGAGCGCCGTGGGCGACATGATGTGGATCCGCAGCGGCTTCCACCGCGCCCTCTCTCCCGGCGTCCGGGAGGTGATGGCGAATGACGCGGTGGCCTTCGCCAACCTGGAGACGCCGGTGGATCCGGCGCGGCCTGTACCCCGGCTCGTCTACGAGACGCTCCACTACAACGCCCCGCCGGACTACCTCACGGCCTGGGAGGGCACGGCGCGCCACCGCGTCTTCTCCCTCTGCAACAACCACGCGCTCGACCAGGGCGCCGGAGGGCTGGAGCGGACCCGGGAGACGGTGCTGGCCTCCGCCCAGCACCGCTGCGTGGGAGGCCCCCGGCCGGAGGACGCGGTGGCGGCCCTGGAGGTGGACGGGGTGCGGATGGGCATCGCCGCCGTGACGTATGACATCAACCACCTCGTGGGGACGCCGCCCGCCGGGGTGCCGGTGACGCGGCTGGGCAGCCCGCTCCACGCGCCGGACTGGGAGCGATTGGGCGCGCTCATCGACGCCGCTCGCGCGGTGGGGCCGGACCTGGTGGTGCTGATGCCGCACTGGGGCTTCGAGTACGAGTACTGGCCCGAGGCCCTCCAGCGCGAGCACGCGTACCGGCTCATCGAGCGCGGGGCGGACGTCCTCCTGGGCTCCTCGCCGCATGTCCTCCAGCCGGTGGAGTGGGTGTCCATCGACGGCGCGGACGCCACCTGCCCCACGCAGGTGCGCCGGGGCGGGCCCGCGCGGATGGGGCTCATCGCGTACTCGCTGGGCAACTTCCTGAGCATCATGCCCACGCTGGCGTGTCAGACGGGGGCCGTGCTGAAGCTCGCGCTCGCCCGGGATACGCGGGGCGTGCTCCAGCCGGTGGACTTGCGCGCGGTGCCCACCGCCTGTGGGCGGGGACTCGGTGGGGAGGGGTTCCTCGACGCGGGCGTGGTGCGCCTGGACGAGCTGCCCCCGAAGCGGGCGGCGCCGCACCTCGCTCATGCCCGGCGGACATTGGGCGCGCTGCTTTCGGACCGGAGGGACTGA
- a CDS encoding iron-containing redox enzyme family protein, with protein sequence MSAIEEQLEAITVGMARQVASWLPTVTPERYVAFLDMMYHYTRRSGDRLRLAAERATLPELKAFFAELAADEQSHYLLARADLEAFGREPSSGTPREVADFHAFWEGIGPEQQLAFLGALRVLEGVARHLGGEARQGLGRLGLERTKARFILVHLDVDLEHGARAQDLCEALGAGHPEPLLEGARRAADFWVAIHRAALTGDARP encoded by the coding sequence ATGTCTGCGATTGAGGAGCAGTTGGAGGCAATCACCGTCGGGATGGCGCGGCAGGTCGCGAGCTGGCTGCCGACGGTGACGCCCGAGCGCTACGTGGCATTCCTAGACATGATGTACCACTACACGCGGCGAAGCGGAGACCGGCTGCGGCTCGCAGCCGAGCGCGCCACGCTCCCCGAGCTGAAGGCCTTCTTCGCGGAGCTGGCGGCGGACGAGCAGTCGCACTACCTGCTGGCCAGGGCGGACCTCGAGGCCTTCGGGCGCGAGCCCTCGTCCGGCACGCCTCGCGAGGTGGCCGACTTCCACGCCTTCTGGGAGGGAATCGGGCCGGAGCAGCAGCTCGCCTTCCTGGGCGCGCTGCGAGTGCTGGAGGGCGTGGCGAGGCACCTGGGAGGCGAGGCCCGCCAGGGGCTGGGGCGGCTCGGGCTGGAGCGGACGAAGGCGCGCTTCATCCTCGTCCACCTCGACGTGGACCTGGAGCACGGCGCACGGGCCCAGGACCTTTGCGAGGCGCTGGGAGCCGGGCACCCGGAGCCGCTGCTCGAAGGGGCCCGGCGGGCCGCCGACTTCTGGGTGGCCATCCACCGCGCGGCGCTGACCGGCGACGCGCGGCCCTGA
- a CDS encoding pilus assembly PilX family protein, translating into MDRPPSESCSRLPRRSLSSRHRPRERGFALLAALGITLALTVTVALTVSAVTREATIQGDLRRQKEAFFAAEAGLAEGRETMRLLLGDSETYNTALAALGPPVSEPGLGSATQPWYEVLPAPASSDGWNTYPLTLEDLSVAERSSATGELYADYPRQANVRYRVFVHDDADDADFTEDTNRRVWLVAVGEVLGSSGRPTRSVVQALITNDNALRLTGPGCVNRGCGPSNTFNNTLDRQAPSPQTVRFF; encoded by the coding sequence ATGGACCGTCCCCCCTCCGAGTCCTGTTCGCGCCTCCCCCGTCGTTCCCTCTCTTCCCGGCATAGACCGCGTGAGCGCGGCTTCGCGCTGCTGGCGGCCCTGGGCATCACGCTCGCGCTCACCGTCACGGTGGCCCTGACCGTCAGCGCCGTGACCCGCGAGGCCACCATCCAGGGCGACCTTCGCCGTCAGAAGGAGGCGTTCTTCGCGGCCGAAGCTGGACTCGCGGAGGGGCGCGAGACGATGCGCCTGCTGCTCGGGGACTCGGAGACGTACAACACGGCCCTCGCCGCGCTGGGGCCTCCCGTGAGCGAGCCCGGGCTCGGCTCCGCGACGCAGCCCTGGTACGAGGTCCTTCCTGCTCCTGCCTCCAGCGACGGCTGGAACACGTACCCGCTCACGCTGGAGGACCTGTCCGTCGCGGAGCGTTCGAGCGCGACCGGCGAGCTCTACGCGGACTATCCGCGGCAGGCCAACGTCCGCTACCGCGTCTTCGTCCACGACGACGCGGACGACGCCGACTTCACCGAGGACACCAACCGCCGGGTCTGGCTCGTCGCCGTGGGTGAAGTCCTGGGGAGCAGCGGGCGCCCTACCCGCTCCGTGGTCCAGGCGCTCATCACCAATGACAACGCCTTGCGGCTCACCGGCCCGGGCTGCGTGAACCGCGGCTGCGGTCCCAGCAACACCTTCAACAACACCCTGGATCGCCAGGCGCCCTCCCCCCAGACCGTCCGCTTCTTCTGA
- a CDS encoding c-type cytochrome encodes MRAPLLSAFLLLAPIASAENRGEVLFNQACSRCHVAQAPSKPQPTSGLVAASRGSGPNLGELMPRRTYEQVRKWIQGPQRLKPDTGCDTRMLAPSDLDALMSFLATVSQPPEPPREQRLRQELEQQLAERRARQPRSGVKETR; translated from the coding sequence ATGCGAGCTCCGCTGCTCTCCGCGTTCCTCCTCCTCGCGCCAATCGCCAGCGCCGAGAACCGAGGCGAAGTCCTCTTCAACCAGGCGTGCTCCCGGTGTCATGTCGCCCAGGCGCCTTCGAAGCCCCAGCCCACGTCGGGCCTCGTGGCGGCCTCCAGGGGCAGCGGTCCCAACCTGGGCGAGCTCATGCCCCGCCGCACCTACGAGCAGGTCCGCAAGTGGATCCAGGGCCCCCAGCGCCTGAAGCCCGACACGGGATGTGACACGCGCATGCTCGCGCCGTCGGACCTGGACGCGCTCATGTCCTTCCTGGCCACCGTGTCCCAGCCTCCCGAGCCTCCGCGGGAACAGCGGCTGCGCCAGGAACTGGAGCAACAGCTCGCCGAGCGGCGTGCCCGGCAACCGCGCTCCGGTGTGAAGGAGACCCGATGA
- a CDS encoding PilC/PilY family type IV pilus protein, protein MIRALLSALLLTPLLAQAGGLSQLCTDVLSQDKQPAFQASGFDTNQSVLITRESPPRLQLNTNLTVLDPERIYFPFDQHVTISYVFESAGASHALGYLYLDDVKARGYADANGNLVDANGNGILDLHEDLYNLAPTSGSRARPYIGPAAASGTPNRRCNVPFTSGGFTYNQPELAMNGSCASTFSSQQSVKDARPGQTGNTIKVDLVGSTMGGAPTSPAFSDRGVFDYIPNLLEPADPRNNKLGLGRMVFLLSDDDTDTSAFNNIPPVADSSATADGVPDYDVSRYDANGLQRATNPDPGITAYDRTVDLGQIEGGKEVVFFLVVFYDATHAPSTSGGTVFPCLRRDSDDKCTLHLRTSVSVFFSKAAWNLDQNAVGGTTTAERNIGCSYNSSCNPSSPSTSNGACAVAGSSQLLCGWLEGPKSNVNSTLGRLNTPAYGNLNMPMEKESIPRPANNRMAHVIMGAPSTDPFRWILGFEDLNGGGDRDFNDVVFMINKENGGGVRSGTVSGDISPDIAEDFTITKVRFRRQDDLAPAPRTCSGGAPCWSEELPGACRPAGGPLPTIRYSVAVDCRVCAAGVCTRNPNPTWYPVEFPNTSPPTQEVELDMLALGFTGSQLCWKADITSPNERCRPVIDNVDVGYQAVRAGTYARASPSTLGNALVWGANETPGRGWGQGWTSPGYAGMPAASQRAYDGTTDLAVRGHLYFRSLYDPEAPTRTNVVERWNGGRVMAVAFAQGRDPASRRLFTLDASGMRTEVQTAAADNASTSPLFPDSLCDQVVNGRYVYDLNNDGTCGTPTHPFKRIDDDTNDRAFLREWLYGWEDLHTPGPANVRRAWPVGGINLSTVALAVPPFFDAWYQGARAAERDQYRKNFMEPLKERRTVAYVGTVSGYLHAFDAGAFRTGARDGCLDQEQQRGYFAPTACGARTVPRDYGTGEEQFAYLPRLLLERYVNRYARFLGSGNLPRPQVDASPTIANVDFGVPGKPAWTLSGTPSRTQGAKTVLVSATGKGSPAVFALDVTRPDLPAQFPLPLWEFSLADGAVQQSFTDARNADRSTPKRVKLPDDSGSRHAPSVVRLAWGASRGPVWSAVVGTDYVPSSGRAGTLYLLDMKTGRPLDLGTGGRMAGVITLDDGSGIAGESAMVDLDQDGTYEVLYVPTTAGRVYRINLDRVDTSAPLGAQVSRCRVADAPVDVSLSSSAARSQDQSYQQLYSNLAVKVVDSSTGPIVRFYFGTADNPDESSDGPADNTRYQYHLLGYEDPDPTGARGCVALSPLWVRPLDAGQAVWGGVSLSQDKVYATTAVGKAADICSLSSTESGRFYAVGQLNTGTLAPETSSAALQGHGVSAPVVHDEHLFVLTADGKMLMVGGDAWNNDTGSAGATRSRVLLWESVPEGRMPK, encoded by the coding sequence ATGATCCGCGCCCTCCTTTCCGCGCTCCTGCTGACCCCGCTGCTCGCCCAGGCGGGTGGACTCAGTCAGCTCTGCACGGACGTGCTCAGCCAGGACAAGCAGCCCGCCTTCCAGGCCAGCGGCTTCGACACGAACCAGTCGGTCCTCATCACCCGGGAGAGTCCGCCCCGGCTCCAGCTCAACACCAACCTGACGGTGCTGGACCCCGAGCGCATCTACTTCCCGTTCGATCAACACGTCACCATCAGCTACGTGTTCGAGTCCGCTGGCGCCTCGCACGCCCTGGGCTACCTGTACCTGGACGACGTGAAGGCGCGCGGCTACGCGGACGCCAACGGCAACCTCGTGGATGCCAATGGCAACGGCATCCTCGACCTGCACGAGGACCTGTACAACCTGGCGCCTACCAGCGGCTCCCGCGCGCGGCCCTATATCGGGCCCGCCGCCGCCTCGGGCACGCCCAACCGCCGGTGCAACGTGCCGTTCACGTCGGGCGGCTTCACCTACAACCAGCCCGAGCTGGCGATGAACGGGAGCTGCGCCTCGACGTTCAGCTCCCAGCAGAGCGTGAAGGACGCGCGGCCGGGACAGACGGGCAACACCATCAAGGTCGACCTCGTGGGCAGCACGATGGGCGGCGCGCCCACGTCGCCCGCGTTCTCCGACCGTGGCGTCTTCGACTACATCCCCAACCTGCTGGAGCCCGCGGATCCCCGTAACAACAAGCTGGGGCTGGGCCGGATGGTCTTCCTCTTGTCCGACGACGACACGGACACGAGCGCGTTCAACAACATCCCTCCGGTCGCCGACTCGAGCGCCACCGCCGACGGCGTCCCCGACTACGACGTCTCCCGCTACGACGCCAACGGCCTGCAGCGCGCCACCAACCCGGACCCGGGCATCACCGCGTACGACCGCACGGTGGACCTGGGACAGATTGAAGGCGGCAAGGAGGTCGTCTTCTTCCTGGTCGTCTTCTACGACGCGACCCACGCTCCTTCCACGTCGGGCGGCACCGTCTTCCCGTGCCTGCGCCGCGACTCGGATGACAAGTGCACGCTCCACCTGCGCACCTCCGTCTCCGTCTTCTTCTCCAAGGCGGCGTGGAACCTGGACCAGAACGCCGTGGGCGGCACGACGACGGCCGAGCGCAACATCGGTTGCAGCTACAACTCGAGCTGCAACCCGAGCAGCCCCTCCACGAGCAACGGGGCCTGCGCCGTGGCCGGCAGCAGCCAGCTGCTCTGTGGCTGGCTGGAGGGCCCCAAGAGCAACGTCAACTCCACGCTGGGCCGGTTGAACACTCCGGCCTACGGCAACCTCAACATGCCCATGGAGAAGGAGTCCATCCCCCGGCCCGCCAACAACCGCATGGCCCACGTCATCATGGGCGCGCCGAGCACCGACCCGTTCCGGTGGATCCTCGGGTTCGAGGACCTCAACGGCGGCGGTGATCGCGACTTCAACGACGTCGTGTTCATGATCAACAAGGAGAACGGCGGCGGCGTCCGCTCGGGCACCGTGTCTGGCGACATCTCCCCGGACATCGCCGAGGACTTCACCATCACCAAGGTCCGCTTCCGGCGGCAGGACGACCTCGCGCCCGCCCCGCGCACCTGCTCCGGTGGCGCGCCGTGCTGGTCCGAGGAGCTGCCCGGCGCGTGCCGGCCTGCCGGTGGACCGCTGCCCACCATCCGTTATTCCGTCGCGGTGGACTGCCGCGTCTGCGCCGCGGGCGTCTGCACGCGCAACCCCAACCCCACCTGGTATCCGGTGGAGTTCCCCAATACGTCGCCGCCCACGCAGGAGGTGGAGCTGGACATGCTGGCGCTGGGCTTCACCGGCTCGCAGCTGTGCTGGAAGGCGGACATCACCAGCCCGAACGAGCGGTGCCGTCCCGTCATCGACAACGTCGACGTGGGCTACCAGGCCGTGCGCGCCGGCACGTACGCACGCGCGTCGCCCTCCACCTTGGGCAACGCCCTCGTCTGGGGCGCGAACGAGACGCCGGGACGCGGCTGGGGTCAGGGATGGACGTCGCCCGGGTATGCCGGCATGCCCGCCGCCAGCCAGCGGGCCTACGACGGCACCACGGACCTGGCGGTGCGCGGGCACCTGTACTTCCGCTCGCTCTACGACCCGGAGGCCCCCACCCGGACGAACGTCGTCGAGCGGTGGAACGGTGGACGCGTCATGGCGGTCGCGTTCGCGCAAGGCCGGGATCCCGCCTCCCGCCGCCTCTTCACCCTGGACGCCTCGGGGATGCGCACGGAGGTCCAGACCGCCGCCGCCGACAACGCCTCCACCAGCCCGCTCTTCCCCGACAGCCTTTGTGATCAGGTGGTCAACGGCCGCTACGTCTACGACCTGAACAACGACGGGACGTGCGGCACGCCCACCCATCCGTTCAAGCGGATCGACGACGACACCAACGACCGGGCCTTCCTGCGCGAGTGGCTGTACGGCTGGGAGGACCTGCACACGCCTGGCCCCGCGAACGTGCGGCGCGCCTGGCCGGTGGGCGGCATCAACCTGTCCACCGTGGCGCTGGCCGTGCCGCCGTTCTTCGACGCCTGGTACCAGGGCGCCCGCGCCGCGGAGCGCGACCAGTACCGCAAGAACTTCATGGAGCCGCTGAAGGAGCGCCGAACCGTCGCCTACGTCGGCACGGTGAGCGGCTACCTGCACGCCTTCGACGCGGGCGCGTTCCGCACGGGTGCGCGCGATGGCTGCCTGGATCAGGAGCAGCAGCGCGGCTACTTCGCGCCGACCGCATGTGGGGCGCGCACGGTGCCGAGGGACTACGGCACCGGAGAGGAGCAGTTCGCCTATCTCCCGAGGCTGTTGCTCGAGCGCTACGTCAACCGCTACGCGCGATTCCTCGGCTCGGGCAACCTGCCGCGCCCGCAGGTGGATGCTTCGCCCACCATCGCCAACGTGGACTTCGGTGTGCCCGGCAAGCCCGCGTGGACGCTGTCCGGTACGCCCTCGCGGACGCAGGGCGCCAAGACGGTCCTGGTCTCCGCCACGGGCAAGGGAAGCCCCGCGGTCTTCGCGCTCGACGTCACCCGGCCGGACCTGCCCGCGCAGTTCCCGCTGCCGCTCTGGGAGTTCAGCTTGGCGGACGGTGCCGTGCAGCAGTCCTTCACGGACGCGCGCAACGCGGATCGCTCCACGCCCAAGAGGGTGAAGCTTCCGGACGACTCCGGCTCGCGGCACGCCCCCAGCGTGGTGCGCCTGGCGTGGGGCGCTTCCCGCGGCCCCGTCTGGAGCGCCGTCGTCGGCACGGACTACGTGCCGAGCTCGGGCCGGGCGGGCACGCTCTACCTGCTCGACATGAAGACGGGGCGCCCGCTGGACCTGGGCACGGGCGGCCGCATGGCAGGTGTCATCACCCTGGATGACGGTTCGGGCATCGCTGGCGAGTCCGCGATGGTGGACCTGGATCAGGACGGCACCTACGAGGTCCTCTACGTCCCGACCACCGCCGGCCGCGTGTACCGCATCAACCTGGACCGGGTGGACACGAGCGCGCCGCTCGGCGCCCAGGTGAGCCGCTGCCGCGTGGCGGACGCCCCGGTAGACGTGTCGTTGAGCAGCAGCGCGGCCAGGTCCCAGGACCAGAGCTACCAGCAGCTCTACTCGAACCTGGCGGTGAAGGTGGTGGACTCCAGCACCGGTCCCATCGTGCGCTTCTACTTCGGCACGGCGGACAACCCGGACGAGTCCTCGGACGGGCCCGCGGACAACACGCGCTACCAGTACCACCTGCTGGGCTACGAGGATCCGGATCCCACCGGCGCTCGGGGCTGCGTGGCGCTGTCACCGCTCTGGGTGAGGCCGCTGGACGCGGGGCAGGCGGTGTGGGGCGGCGTGTCGCTCTCCCAGGACAAGGTCTACGCCACCACGGCGGTGGGCAAGGCCGCGGACATCTGTAGCCTGAGCAGCACGGAGAGCGGACGGTTCTACGCCGTGGGCCAGCTGAACACCGGAACGCTGGCGCCGGAGACGTCGAGCGCGGCCCTCCAGGGCCACGGCGTCAGCGCGCCGGTGGTGCACGACGAGCACCTCTTCGTGCTCACCGCTGACGGAAAGATGCTGATGGTGGGCGGAGACGCCTGGAACAACGACACCGGAAGCGCCGGGGCCACTCGCTCGCGGGTCCTGCTCTGGGAGTCCGTGCCCGAAGGGAGGATGCCGAAATGA
- a CDS encoding type IV pilus modification PilV family protein, producing the protein MRTRKLAARRGVALLETMAASVVLLLGLMAAMAMIQQSNHASRRTLTATQAQTLAEQTLENLVSQGCTRAPPCGNIAALDGSRSKVWQTAAGAVLTTRPAASIVAREYEIAVDVDGSVQAGLNENSAVGVPAVDRSLRGMGSGNLVNVRVSVSWVEPARTGRQVVVLQTRMAP; encoded by the coding sequence ATGAGGACGCGGAAGCTCGCGGCACGCAGAGGCGTCGCGCTGCTGGAAACGATGGCGGCGTCGGTGGTGCTGCTCCTGGGGTTAATGGCGGCCATGGCGATGATCCAGCAGAGCAACCACGCCAGCCGCCGGACCCTCACCGCCACCCAGGCGCAGACACTGGCGGAGCAGACGCTGGAGAACCTCGTGTCCCAGGGCTGCACGCGCGCACCGCCGTGCGGGAACATCGCCGCGCTGGACGGCAGCCGCTCCAAGGTGTGGCAGACGGCGGCCGGGGCGGTGCTCACGACGCGGCCTGCGGCGTCCATCGTCGCGCGCGAGTATGAGATCGCGGTGGACGTGGATGGCTCCGTCCAGGCGGGCCTCAACGAGAACAGCGCCGTCGGCGTGCCGGCCGTGGACCGGTCACTGCGAGGGATGGGATCCGGCAACCTCGTCAACGTGCGGGTCAGCGTCAGCTGGGTGGAGCCCGCCCGGACCGGACGCCAGGTGGTCGTCCTCCAGACGCGGATGGCGCCATGA
- a CDS encoding prepilin-type N-terminal cleavage/methylation domain-containing protein, producing MRRGPSVRRGFTLLELMIGSALSLVLLAMALGASVQLQRRSVLEQQTMLAQVTGRALKEFLVTELSRVGAGMGNATLVFSQGDVRQGLTVWTAPDLSLGRPPLLAADPGFALPPTGGPYAGMASDALQLWWGDSRGMIALDDCAGGKAYRVREGGAERFCTAPAPATELQPVTGQTTPAFLVNASQVLACHVEVRQVQAATQEVTAIAGTGTLRIQSGPCADAQAALWEEPGWLLMRAQGSSYRVNWATGDPVLEYLPAGATTWTTVSRDVEQLKVRQGLIDLSQPQRPLRWFPDAAAGRPGVDGCTLTQAACAVDTGPTDAPEAAPTSDAELRRILQERVRSVEVTLVVRSPRRDLSAVQAGTTDDEGFPKDGYRRRTLTFRVSLRNQAVAGRVP from the coding sequence ATGAGACGCGGGCCTTCTGTCCGGCGTGGCTTCACGTTGCTGGAGCTCATGATCGGCTCCGCGCTGTCCCTCGTGTTGCTGGCGATGGCCCTGGGCGCCAGCGTCCAGCTCCAGCGGCGCTCGGTGCTCGAGCAGCAGACGATGCTCGCGCAGGTCACCGGGCGCGCGCTCAAGGAGTTCCTCGTCACCGAGCTGTCCCGCGTGGGCGCCGGCATGGGGAACGCGACGCTGGTGTTCTCCCAGGGCGACGTGCGCCAGGGCCTCACCGTGTGGACGGCGCCGGACCTGTCGCTGGGCCGTCCGCCGCTGCTGGCCGCGGATCCGGGCTTCGCGCTTCCCCCCACGGGCGGGCCGTATGCGGGCATGGCCTCGGACGCGCTGCAACTCTGGTGGGGCGACAGCCGGGGGATGATTGCGTTGGACGACTGCGCCGGTGGAAAGGCCTACCGGGTTCGCGAGGGAGGCGCGGAGCGCTTCTGCACGGCGCCCGCGCCCGCCACGGAGCTCCAGCCCGTGACGGGGCAGACCACGCCCGCGTTCCTCGTCAACGCCAGCCAGGTGTTGGCCTGCCACGTGGAAGTCAGGCAGGTACAGGCGGCCACCCAGGAGGTCACCGCCATCGCGGGCACCGGGACGCTGCGAATCCAGAGCGGTCCCTGCGCGGACGCTCAGGCGGCCCTGTGGGAGGAGCCGGGCTGGTTGCTGATGCGGGCCCAGGGTTCTTCGTACCGGGTGAACTGGGCCACGGGTGATCCGGTCCTGGAGTACCTGCCCGCGGGGGCCACGACGTGGACGACCGTGAGCCGCGATGTCGAGCAGCTGAAGGTCCGGCAGGGCCTCATCGATCTGTCCCAACCGCAGCGACCCCTGCGGTGGTTCCCGGACGCTGCGGCCGGGAGGCCCGGGGTCGACGGCTGCACCCTCACCCAGGCGGCGTGCGCGGTGGACACAGGGCCCACCGATGCTCCCGAGGCCGCACCCACGTCGGATGCGGAGCTCCGTCGGATCCTCCAGGAGCGCGTGCGGTCCGTCGAGGTGACGCTCGTGGTCCGCTCGCCCCGTCGCGACCTGAGCGCCGTCCAGGCGGGCACGACCGATGACGAGGGCTTTCCCAAAGACGGCTACCGCCGCCGCACGCTCACGTTCCGGGTCAGCCTCCGGAACCAGGCCGTCGCCGGGCGGGTGCCATGA
- a CDS encoding pilus assembly FimT family protein, with translation MRGARGMTLLELMAALAVFAVVTTLAVSGMSSNLARRRESGTTRELESSAMQARQRAQATNQPIRFVVEANVTLANGTVGTVARWERPRCDNTWDSDSCPATSCVSTTCRQNPSCCDEVGEDIALPPSMNASSVSGLCFLPTGRAVRAEGDLSCLRSSRGRPDTLAAATPGTLTITYSSGRVPTLLRVEGLTGMVSTLDCDAPSASAYSGKGCP, from the coding sequence ATGCGTGGCGCACGAGGAATGACGTTGCTGGAACTGATGGCGGCCCTGGCGGTGTTCGCCGTCGTGACGACGCTGGCGGTGTCGGGGATGAGCAGCAACCTGGCGCGCCGGCGCGAGAGCGGCACCACGCGCGAGCTCGAGTCCTCGGCGATGCAGGCGCGGCAGCGGGCCCAGGCCACGAACCAGCCCATCCGCTTCGTCGTGGAGGCGAACGTGACGCTGGCGAATGGGACCGTGGGCACCGTGGCGCGGTGGGAGCGGCCCCGGTGCGACAACACCTGGGACAGCGACTCCTGCCCCGCCACGAGCTGCGTGTCGACGACGTGCCGGCAGAACCCGTCGTGCTGCGACGAGGTGGGCGAGGACATCGCGCTCCCCCCGTCGATGAACGCCTCCAGCGTGAGCGGACTGTGCTTCCTGCCCACGGGACGGGCCGTGCGCGCCGAGGGCGACCTGAGCTGCCTGCGCTCCAGCCGTGGACGGCCTGACACGCTCGCGGCGGCCACGCCCGGGACGTTGACGATCACCTATTCGTCCGGGCGTGTCCCCACACTGCTCCGCGTCGAGGGGCTCACCGGCATGGTGAGCACCCTCGACTGCGATGCGCCGTCCGCGAGCGCGTACTCGGGGAAGGGCTGTCCGTAG